The Paenibacillus sp. FSL H7-0357 nucleotide sequence CTTCATGTTATCGGCCATCTGCTGTGGATTCATCTGAACAAACGTATAGAAGAACGTAAATCCAATAATCATCAGCACATACAGAACCATACCGAGAGGCTCATTAAACTTCAGGTTGCCAGCAACCCATTTCGCCCACTCATGTGTTGACCAGAAGCTGGAGAGTACAACCGGGAATTGCAGTAGAGAAACAGCGAAAATGACAGGAATAACGCCTGCTGCGTTAATCTTCAGCGGAATATGCGTATTCTGTCCACCATACATCTTGTTACCGACTACGCGTTTGGCATATTGCACAGGAATCTTACGAATCCCTTGCTGTACGAAGATTACTCCAACAATAATCGCCGCAACCAAGATCAACACGATAACGACTTTAAGAATATTAAGGAACATCTGATCCGGCTGTATAAAGCTGGACTGAGCCGTAGCCGTGATATGTCCCGGTATGGCAGCGACGATTCCCGCAAAAATCAGGATCGAAATCCCGTTTCCTATTCCCTTTTCCGTGATCTGCTCACCCAGCCACATCAGGAACGATGTACCTGCAGTCAGAATGATCGCGATAAGCAGGTAATCCGCAAAGGTTGCATTCGGAATCATCTCAGTGCTGTAGATCCGGTTGAATCCGATTGAAGTCGCAAACGCTTGAATCAGACCGAGCACTACTGTGCCGTAACGGGTGACTTGCGCCAGTTGCTTTTTCCCGTGCTCCCCTTGTTTAGCCCATTCGGCAAACTTAGGGATAACATCCATCGACAGTAATTGCACGATGATCGATGCTGTAATGTACGGGTAAATACTAATCGCAAAAATCGAGAAGTTTTTGAGCGCTCCGCCCGAGAAGGTGTTCAGAAGACCCATCAAAGCGTCGCCGCTTTGATTTGTTGTTTCCAGTACTTCTTTGTTCACACCAGGAACCGGTA carries:
- the secY gene encoding preprotein translocase subunit SecY, encoding MFKTLKNIWHIEDLRKKILFTLFVLIIYRLGSFVPVPGVNKEVLETTNQSGDALMGLLNTFSGGALKNFSIFAISIYPYITASIIVQLLSMDVIPKFAEWAKQGEHGKKQLAQVTRYGTVVLGLIQAFATSIGFNRIYSTEMIPNATFADYLLIAIILTAGTSFLMWLGEQITEKGIGNGISILIFAGIVAAIPGHITATAQSSFIQPDQMFLNILKVVIVLILVAAIIVGVIFVQQGIRKIPVQYAKRVVGNKMYGGQNTHIPLKINAAGVIPVIFAVSLLQFPVVLSSFWSTHEWAKWVAGNLKFNEPLGMVLYVLMIIGFTFFYTFVQMNPQQMADNMKKNGGYIPGIRPGKATEKYLTKVMSRLTMSGALFLAFISVLPVFFGKLSGLPDSVQIGGTSILIVIGVALDTMKQIESQLIKRHYKGFINK